A region of Ferruginibacter albus DNA encodes the following proteins:
- a CDS encoding LuxE/PaaK family acyltransferase: protein MNTPFKNIDLEKKIFSVKEDDFFTMALEVFQFQYFNNELYQRYCDTFNIEINKITSVEQIPFLPISFFKTHEVTTTAFEPEAIFESSGTTQTINSKHFIKNNNLYKESFSHTFQLFYGKPDDYCILALLPSYLERNNSSLVVMADSLIKASKHPRSGFYLNELNELRTTLLDLERQHQKTILIGVTFALLDFAEKYSMPLSNTVIIETGGMKGRREELTRREVHTILKNSFGVSQIHSEYGMTELLSQAYALNNGIFNCPPWMKVLIRDEDDPLAIHSSTNKPFKGAVNIIDLANIYSCSFIATDDAGQLFPDNSFEILGRLDNSDIRGCSLLSL, encoded by the coding sequence TTGAATACCCCTTTTAAAAATATCGACCTGGAGAAAAAAATATTTTCAGTAAAAGAAGATGATTTTTTTACAATGGCATTAGAGGTATTCCAGTTTCAGTATTTTAACAATGAATTGTATCAACGGTATTGCGACACCTTCAATATTGAGATAAATAAGATAACAAGCGTTGAACAGATCCCGTTCTTGCCCATCAGCTTTTTTAAAACACATGAAGTAACTACCACTGCGTTTGAACCCGAAGCCATTTTTGAAAGCAGCGGCACTACACAAACCATCAATAGCAAACATTTTATTAAGAACAATAACTTATATAAAGAGAGCTTTAGTCATACTTTTCAATTGTTTTACGGTAAGCCCGATGATTATTGCATCCTGGCTTTATTACCATCTTATTTAGAAAGAAACAATTCCTCTTTAGTGGTGATGGCAGATAGCCTGATCAAAGCAAGCAAGCATCCACGTAGTGGCTTTTACTTAAACGAGCTAAATGAATTACGTACCACATTGCTGGACCTGGAAAGACAACATCAAAAAACAATATTAATTGGAGTAACCTTTGCCTTGCTCGATTTTGCAGAAAAATACTCCATGCCTTTGAGTAATACTGTTATTATAGAAACCGGCGGCATGAAGGGAAGAAGAGAAGAATTAACAAGACGGGAAGTACATACTATTTTAAAGAACAGCTTTGGCGTATCGCAAATACATTCTGAATATGGCATGACAGAATTATTAAGCCAGGCTTATGCTTTAAACAATGGAATTTTTAATTGCCCGCCTTGGATGAAGGTTTTGATACGTGATGAAGATGACCCTTTGGCAATACATTCATCTACTAATAAGCCTTTTAAAGGTGCCGTAAATATTATTGACCTTGCCAATATTTATTCCTGCTCCTTTATTGCTACGGATGATGCCGGGCAATTATTTCCTGATAATAGTTTTGAAATTTTAGGGCGCCTGGACAATAGTGATATTCGGGGATGTAGTTTACTAAGTCTGTAA
- a CDS encoding UbiA prenyltransferase family protein — translation MLFIFFATLSGYNAYWLLSKFSFNKTALWGFVKKEIIPVMIILLSIAGMFYCLLQLHLIWYNIAITFLLMVLYSIPLLPIRQIQFTRKAGAVKTILLSLTWAHVTTMIPLQKTIAHLSFAEIIIYLIHFLFVLLLCIIFDKRDVAMDKMKGLHSIATDISAKGLHYIVVVIFMLLSLLSVSLTQFGIAFHQSSGLLITAIITFMVYILSLKKRGYYFYYFLVDGLMLFSALITYLLSL, via the coding sequence TTGCTATTTATCTTTTTCGCCACATTATCGGGTTATAATGCCTATTGGTTACTAAGTAAGTTTTCTTTTAATAAAACAGCATTATGGGGCTTTGTTAAGAAAGAGATCATTCCGGTAATGATCATTCTGTTATCTATAGCAGGAATGTTTTATTGCCTGCTGCAGCTGCATCTTATCTGGTACAATATTGCCATCACCTTTTTGTTGATGGTATTATATTCAATTCCGTTGTTGCCGATCAGGCAAATTCAGTTCACAAGGAAAGCAGGTGCAGTAAAGACAATTCTGTTGTCGTTAACATGGGCGCATGTAACCACTATGATCCCCTTACAAAAAACGATTGCGCATCTTTCGTTCGCAGAGATCATTATCTACCTTATACATTTTTTGTTTGTGCTGCTGTTGTGTATCATTTTTGATAAACGGGATGTAGCAATGGATAAGATGAAAGGGCTGCATAGCATTGCCACCGATATCAGCGCTAAAGGGTTACATTATATAGTGGTAGTGATCTTTATGCTACTTTCTTTACTAAGTGTATCATTAACTCAATTCGGTATTGCATTTCACCAGTCATCCGGATTGTTGATAACAGCCATTATTACATTCATGGTTTATATATTGTCGCTTAAAAAACGCGGCTATTATTTTTATTATTTTTTAGTAGATGGATTGATGCTTTTTTCAGCGTTGATCACTTATTTGTTGAGTCTTTAA
- a CDS encoding M42 family metallopeptidase encodes MAKAKKTKSILTEQSYKFLKNYINNPSPTGFESSGQKIWLEYIKPFTDSFFTDPYGTAVGVINPTAPFKVVIEAHADEISWFVNYISDNGLIYLKRNGGVDHQVAPAKRVLIHGKKGAVKAVFGWPAIHTRIANPDNKEPQPKVDNLFLDCGARNKKEVEALGIHIGAVATYEEGYEELAYDYLIGRAFDNRIGGFMIAEVARLLKENKKKLPFGLYVVNAVQEEVGLRGAEMVARRIKPDVAIITDVTHDTTTPMINKIIEGDCACGKGPSLAFGPAVHNKLLNIVQTVAEKNKIPVQMRTVSRSTGTDTDSFAYANEGCPSVLISIPLRYMHTPVEMLHKDDIENTIKLMYETLLTLTPKTNLSYF; translated from the coding sequence ATGGCAAAAGCAAAAAAAACAAAGAGTATTTTAACAGAGCAATCGTACAAATTTTTAAAGAATTATATTAATAACCCTTCACCAACAGGTTTTGAAAGCAGCGGACAGAAGATCTGGCTCGAATATATAAAACCATTCACAGATAGTTTTTTTACAGATCCATATGGAACGGCTGTAGGGGTAATAAATCCAACAGCACCGTTTAAAGTAGTTATTGAAGCGCACGCGGATGAAATAAGCTGGTTTGTAAATTATATTTCTGACAACGGGTTGATTTATTTGAAACGCAATGGCGGTGTTGATCACCAGGTAGCGCCTGCAAAACGTGTGCTGATACATGGGAAAAAGGGAGCAGTAAAGGCCGTATTTGGCTGGCCTGCTATACACACAAGAATTGCCAATCCTGATAATAAAGAACCACAACCTAAAGTAGACAACCTGTTTTTAGACTGCGGAGCAAGAAATAAAAAAGAAGTGGAAGCATTGGGGATACATATTGGTGCCGTTGCCACTTATGAGGAAGGATACGAAGAGCTGGCATATGATTATTTAATTGGCCGTGCATTTGATAACCGCATTGGTGGTTTCATGATCGCCGAAGTTGCAAGATTATTAAAAGAAAATAAAAAGAAATTGCCTTTTGGATTGTATGTTGTAAATGCGGTACAGGAAGAAGTTGGTCTACGTGGTGCTGAAATGGTTGCCCGCAGAATAAAGCCTGACGTGGCAATTATTACGGATGTAACGCATGATACAACCACCCCGATGATCAATAAAATTATTGAAGGAGATTGTGCTTGTGGTAAAGGACCATCATTGGCATTTGGTCCTGCAGTACATAATAAGCTATTGAATATTGTACAAACCGTTGCTGAGAAAAATAAAATTCCTGTGCAGATGAGAACTGTAAGCAGAAGCACCGGTACCGATACGGATTCATTTGCATATGCGAATGAAGGGTGTCCTTCTGTACTGATCTCAATTCCGCTGCGTTATATGCACACACCGGTAGAAATGTTGCACAAAGATGATATTGAAAATACGATTAAGCTGATGTATGAAACATTACTAACGTTAACGCCTAAAACAAACCTGAGCTATTTTTAA
- a CDS encoding glycosyltransferase family protein gives MLNIIKKRPAVLLILFFLLSIAIRYPHLNRPLSKHHEFNAGMVLVCIDTWNTNGGPSYSGFCPVLNYTNKGDKFFSSKYANTTSVNGDDLYMSFGPGWFLFPYYFFKVFHLPASPLSLQFFDILLCLLSMALVFKIAKKMFNEESDAMPTKAIIATILFLLNPASLWYFGNGFVHEVMTIPFFLAAAYVFLSFIENGSNITFKRLLLYGILLITGIFCDWLCVFWSGITILYAFFRSRKDKQWGNYIIVTILSTIMAIAIVFLVYGHHVGYKNYFTLLHSRYDYRGMNEENSGSLFSYYWIILKNYLTSYLPLFIALLILLIINRRMIRPAIIKQHPGAFSFIVLLVATCLLHHFIFPQFSGHEYAVFKSALFLSLCTAALSTNYKTSYIIIGLFIILSIAQFYYINPVGAYSFDGERYDYAKTIGNSIKENASADEVVYINYKNGLAEPQIMYYAKRTCFGSPNLQDAKVRLADQTYAQKAVWFDIVNDSVTSIIHFSK, from the coding sequence ATGCTTAACATCATTAAAAAGCGACCGGCTGTTTTATTGATTTTATTTTTTCTGCTTTCAATTGCTATACGATATCCGCATTTGAACAGGCCGCTTTCCAAACATCATGAATTTAATGCAGGCATGGTGCTTGTTTGCATTGATACATGGAATACAAACGGTGGTCCATCATACAGCGGTTTTTGCCCGGTATTGAATTACACGAATAAAGGTGATAAATTTTTCAGTAGCAAGTATGCAAATACAACCTCTGTAAATGGTGATGATCTGTATATGAGTTTTGGCCCCGGATGGTTTTTATTCCCCTATTATTTTTTTAAGGTTTTTCATCTGCCGGCAAGCCCTCTCTCCCTTCAATTTTTTGATATACTATTATGCTTGCTATCCATGGCACTTGTTTTTAAAATTGCGAAAAAGATGTTCAATGAAGAAAGTGATGCCATGCCGACAAAAGCAATCATTGCAACAATTCTATTCCTGCTCAATCCTGCCTCGCTCTGGTATTTTGGAAATGGCTTTGTACATGAAGTAATGACGATCCCTTTCTTTTTAGCAGCAGCCTATGTGTTTTTAAGTTTTATAGAAAATGGGAGCAACATAACATTTAAAAGATTGCTTTTATACGGCATCCTATTGATAACAGGAATTTTTTGTGATTGGCTTTGCGTGTTTTGGAGCGGTATTACAATATTATATGCTTTTTTCAGATCTAGAAAGGACAAGCAATGGGGCAACTATATAATTGTTACAATACTCTCAACGATCATGGCCATTGCGATAGTATTTCTCGTCTACGGACATCATGTAGGTTATAAAAACTATTTTACTCTTTTACATTCGCGGTATGACTATAGAGGAATGAATGAAGAGAATTCAGGCAGCCTGTTCTCTTATTATTGGATAATCCTAAAAAACTATCTTACCTCCTATCTTCCTTTATTCATTGCATTGTTGATCTTATTGATCATAAACAGAAGGATGATCAGACCTGCAATAATAAAACAACACCCTGGCGCTTTTTCCTTCATAGTTTTATTGGTTGCAACCTGCCTGTTGCATCATTTTATTTTCCCTCAATTTTCCGGGCATGAATATGCTGTTTTTAAAAGTGCCTTATTCCTTTCGCTATGTACTGCGGCATTGTCAACTAATTATAAAACATCGTACATTATTATTGGACTTTTCATCATTCTTTCTATTGCACAGTTCTATTACATTAACCCGGTGGGAGCTTATTCTTTTGACGGTGAGCGTTATGATTATGCAAAAACAATTGGCAATTCCATAAAAGAAAATGCATCCGCAGACGAAGTTGTTTACATTAATTATAAAAATGGATTAGCTGAACCACAGATCATGTATTATGCTAAACGCACTTGTTTTGGTTCTCCTAACTTACAAGATGCAAAAGTGCGCCTGGCAGACCAAACATATGCGCAGAAAGCAGTTTGGTTTGATATCGTTAATGATTCTGTTACTTCCATCATTCATTTCAGTAAATAA
- a CDS encoding TonB-dependent receptor — MRILTTLVLSFFVLIGAAQKKFATVSGKIVDENENPLAKVSVVILGNLKHGEITNDSGYFKIKVPSNEAFALVFSCAGYNTFQKNFLLSTNENETVGIRMEKGNITLTAVTVSSENIRTELGKVDINPKNAVQLPSTIGGVEGLIKILVGSNSELTSQYSVRGGNYDENLIYINDFEVFRPYLVNNGQQEGLSLINPDLARNVSFYNGGFSSKYGDKMSSVLDIQYKKPKSFGGSVSLSLLEQDIHLEGSSQNNRFTYLLGVRNKNNSNLLSSQETQGNYSPSSNDIQSYLTYKLNEKWQLELLGIYSSTRFSVIPESAQKTSSVFSPFYTANLGLDIFFEGQEKDAYNTNMIGLTVIHQPTKKLKLRWMANYFNDNEKENEDIGGTYLFGERDFDRSSATFGQITNPLGAGFYQNYSRNSLNIDVWNFSHKGSLDAGKHFIQWGLTFEQNNIKDKLYQWEFQDSAGYSLPYDPAQNTNNIYSFLNSTADLSIQKYSGYLQDNINLSRTNKSVLLQLGTRFNYNSFNKEFFVTPRAQFSIKPNWNKEMIFKFAAGTYYQPPFYREYRGYDGLINPNVKSQKSLQLVAGMDYNFKKSDRPFRITTEVYYKNMWDVNPYDIDNVHIQYFGNNNAKAYAYGLETRLYTQLIKDAESWLSIGIMKTMENIDSLYYNVYKNKEGEVITATTKDQVVAQVIPTKLGWVRRPTDRLVTVGLYLQDYLSTNKNFRVHLNTIVGSNLPYNIPGSVQYRNGLTIDPYIRVDIGFSALLLDEKSTRRSHNPFSGFKSIWASFEVFNLIDRANVISYQLVKDFSNTTYAIPNRLTPRLVNFKIIGTF, encoded by the coding sequence ATGAGAATACTTACAACCCTTGTATTATCATTCTTTGTTTTAATTGGGGCTGCACAAAAAAAATTCGCTACGGTTAGCGGAAAGATCGTTGATGAGAATGAAAATCCTCTGGCAAAAGTATCTGTTGTTATTTTGGGAAACCTGAAACATGGCGAGATTACAAACGATAGTGGCTATTTTAAGATCAAAGTTCCTTCCAATGAAGCTTTTGCTTTGGTGTTTTCCTGTGCAGGATACAACACCTTTCAGAAAAATTTTCTTTTAAGCACCAATGAAAATGAAACAGTAGGTATTCGTATGGAAAAGGGAAACATTACCCTTACAGCCGTTACCGTTAGCAGCGAGAATATTCGTACAGAACTGGGCAAAGTAGATATCAATCCTAAAAATGCCGTGCAGTTGCCAAGCACTATCGGCGGTGTGGAAGGATTAATTAAAATATTGGTAGGCAGCAACAGCGAACTTACTTCTCAATACAGTGTACGCGGTGGCAACTATGATGAGAATCTTATTTATATCAATGATTTCGAAGTCTTTCGCCCTTACCTGGTCAACAATGGACAGCAGGAAGGATTAAGTTTGATCAATCCTGACCTGGCTCGTAATGTTAGCTTTTATAATGGCGGTTTTTCATCCAAATACGGAGATAAAATGAGTAGCGTGCTTGACATTCAATATAAAAAACCTAAGAGTTTTGGTGGCTCTGTTTCATTAAGCTTATTGGAACAGGATATTCACCTGGAAGGCTCTTCACAAAACAATCGTTTTACTTATTTATTGGGAGTACGAAATAAAAACAACAGCAACTTATTAAGCTCGCAGGAAACACAAGGTAACTATTCGCCATCTTCCAACGATATACAAAGCTATCTTACTTATAAACTAAATGAAAAATGGCAATTGGAATTACTGGGTATCTATTCTTCTACGCGGTTTTCCGTGATTCCTGAATCAGCACAAAAAACGTCTTCAGTATTTTCTCCTTTTTATACAGCCAATTTAGGATTGGATATCTTTTTTGAAGGACAGGAAAAAGACGCTTACAATACCAATATGATCGGGCTTACTGTCATTCATCAGCCTACTAAAAAATTAAAGTTGAGATGGATGGCAAACTACTTTAATGACAATGAAAAAGAGAATGAAGATATTGGCGGCACCTATTTATTTGGTGAAAGAGACTTTGATAGAAGCAGTGCTACTTTCGGGCAGATCACCAATCCACTAGGCGCAGGATTTTATCAAAATTATTCCCGCAATTCTTTAAATATTGATGTCTGGAATTTCAGTCATAAAGGAAGCCTGGATGCAGGAAAACATTTTATACAATGGGGGCTTACGTTTGAACAAAATAATATCAAGGATAAATTGTATCAATGGGAATTTCAGGACAGCGCCGGTTATTCTTTACCATATGACCCTGCTCAAAATACCAATAATATTTACTCTTTCTTAAATTCTACTGCAGATCTTTCTATTCAAAAATACAGCGGTTATTTGCAAGACAATATCAACCTTTCCCGCACTAATAAAAGCGTATTGTTACAATTAGGCACAAGATTCAATTACAATTCATTCAACAAAGAATTTTTTGTTACACCGCGTGCTCAATTTAGCATTAAGCCGAATTGGAACAAGGAGATGATATTCAAATTTGCAGCGGGTACTTATTACCAACCGCCATTCTATCGTGAATACAGGGGGTATGATGGCTTGATCAATCCAAATGTAAAATCACAAAAAAGTTTGCAGTTAGTGGCGGGCATGGATTATAACTTTAAGAAAAGTGATCGTCCGTTTCGTATAACAACCGAAGTGTATTATAAGAATATGTGGGATGTAAATCCTTATGACATTGACAATGTGCATATACAATATTTCGGCAACAACAACGCAAAAGCGTATGCGTATGGACTGGAAACAAGACTATACACTCAATTGATAAAAGATGCAGAAAGCTGGTTAAGCATTGGTATTATGAAGACAATGGAAAACATTGACAGCCTGTATTACAATGTTTATAAAAATAAAGAAGGAGAAGTAATTACAGCGACTACAAAAGACCAGGTAGTGGCGCAGGTAATTCCTACAAAATTAGGCTGGGTACGTCGTCCAACAGACCGCTTGGTTACTGTTGGATTGTATTTGCAGGATTATTTATCTACCAACAAAAACTTTCGTGTACACCTGAATACTATTGTAGGAAGCAATTTGCCTTATAATATTCCGGGTAGCGTGCAATATCGTAATGGACTTACTATCGATCCATACATCCGGGTAGATATCGGTTTCAGCGCATTATTACTGGATGAAAAAAGCACACGCCGCAGCCACAATCCATTCTCAGGTTTTAAAAGCATCTGGGCAAGCTTTGAAGTATTTAATTTAATTGACAGAGCAAATGTTATCTCTTATCAATTAGTAAAAGATTTTTCAAACACTACGTATGCAATCCCCAATCGCTTAACACCACGGTTGGTGAATTTTAAAATTATAGGAACTTTTTAG
- the rpe gene encoding ribulose-phosphate 3-epimerase, with protein MAIIAPSLLSANFLTLNDDCKMLNESEADWFHLDVMDGQFVPNISFGPMIIDFIRKTTTKTCDVHLMITSPERYAEAFKKAGADILTVHAEACTHLHRNIQQIKALGMKAGVAINPHTAVDAIKEILGDIDLVCMMSVNPGFGGQSFIPHTYKKIAQLRQLIDENKFSAKIEVDGGVTLENAKAIIDAGADVLVAGNTVFGSKDPKATIAALKAI; from the coding sequence ATGGCCATTATAGCACCGTCTTTATTATCTGCTAATTTTTTAACGTTGAATGATGATTGTAAAATGCTGAACGAAAGTGAAGCAGATTGGTTTCATCTGGATGTAATGGATGGACAATTTGTACCAAACATTAGTTTTGGTCCGATGATCATAGACTTTATCCGTAAAACCACTACTAAAACCTGTGATGTACATTTAATGATCACTTCTCCTGAAAGATATGCAGAAGCGTTTAAAAAAGCAGGCGCCGATATTTTAACAGTTCATGCAGAAGCCTGTACACATTTACATCGTAATATTCAACAGATAAAAGCATTGGGGATGAAAGCCGGTGTTGCCATCAATCCGCATACAGCTGTTGATGCCATTAAAGAAATATTGGGAGATATTGACCTGGTTTGCATGATGAGTGTGAATCCGGGTTTTGGAGGACAATCCTTTATCCCGCATACTTACAAAAAAATTGCTCAATTACGGCAACTGATAGACGAAAATAAATTCAGCGCAAAAATTGAAGTGGATGGTGGCGTAACATTGGAAAATGCCAAAGCTATTATCGATGCCGGCGCCGATGTATTGGTTGCGGGCAATACTGTATTTGGCTCTAAAGACCCTAAGGCAACTATTGCTGCATTAAAGGCTATCTAA
- a CDS encoding tetratricopeptide repeat protein produces the protein MNRLIRSASFLCLLFVIALLSCNNDDNNSTKTNSNKEEQLRKQIEQFPDSLLLRQTLIQYYRDANAYDKAIEEANKLIAKDSLNGYSWNIKATLYFENDDTLNAIHAFEKATQLSNNPEYLLSLASLYAKTKNIIAIAIADSLLHHPETGKQSEALFIKGLYYSYTGDKLKAIDYFDQCIALHYNDMPSYREKAICLYDLKKYNDALQVLKQAVTIDVGFDEAYYWMGRCDEKLDNKNDAIKNYQMALQLDKNFVEAQDALDSINSK, from the coding sequence ATGAACAGACTAATAAGATCAGCCTCGTTTTTGTGTTTACTCTTTGTTATAGCATTATTATCTTGTAATAATGACGATAATAATTCGACTAAAACAAATTCAAACAAAGAAGAACAATTAAGAAAGCAGATTGAACAGTTCCCTGATTCTTTATTATTAAGACAAACCTTAATTCAATATTACCGCGATGCCAATGCCTATGACAAAGCGATTGAAGAAGCAAATAAACTAATTGCAAAAGATTCGTTGAACGGCTATTCCTGGAATATAAAGGCTACCTTATATTTTGAAAATGATGATACATTAAATGCTATTCATGCTTTTGAAAAAGCGACACAGCTCAGCAATAATCCGGAGTATTTGTTATCGCTTGCTTCTTTATATGCTAAAACAAAAAATATAATTGCAATTGCGATCGCTGATTCTTTATTACATCATCCTGAAACAGGCAAACAAAGCGAAGCTTTATTTATAAAAGGTTTGTATTACAGTTATACAGGAGATAAATTGAAAGCCATCGATTATTTTGATCAATGCATTGCTTTGCATTATAACGACATGCCTTCTTATCGTGAAAAGGCTATTTGCCTGTATGATCTGAAAAAATACAACGATGCTTTACAAGTACTTAAACAAGCCGTTACTATTGATGTTGGCTTTGATGAAGCCTATTACTGGATGGGACGTTGCGATGAAAAACTGGACAATAAAAATGATGCCATAAAAAATTACCAGATGGCTTTACAGTTAGACAAAAATTTTGTAGAAGCGCAGGATGCATTGGATTCGATAAATTCTAAATAA
- a CDS encoding metallophosphoesterase family protein codes for MTRIGLISDTHGNLDEAVFEHFKNCDEIWHAGDFGNAALAERLSNFKPLKGVYGNIDGYDIRSIYPEWLRWKCEEVEVCMKHIGGYPPKYNAEVKKELTLHPAQLFISGHSHILKIMYDEKLQCLHINPGAAGNQGWHKIRTLVRFAIDGNNIKDCEVIELGKR; via the coding sequence ATGACACGGATCGGGCTTATATCGGATACACACGGCAATTTGGATGAAGCAGTTTTTGAACATTTTAAAAACTGCGACGAGATTTGGCATGCAGGTGATTTTGGCAATGCAGCATTAGCTGAAAGGCTGAGCAATTTTAAACCATTGAAGGGCGTATATGGCAATATTGATGGCTATGATATAAGAAGTATTTATCCTGAATGGTTGCGATGGAAATGCGAAGAGGTTGAAGTTTGTATGAAGCATATTGGCGGCTATCCTCCAAAATACAATGCAGAAGTTAAGAAAGAATTGACACTACATCCTGCGCAATTGTTCATCAGCGGTCACTCACATATTTTAAAAATAATGTACGATGAGAAATTGCAATGCCTGCATATTAATCCCGGTGCTGCAGGTAACCAGGGTTGGCATAAAATAAGAACACTTGTGCGTTTTGCCATTGACGGTAATAATATTAAAGATTGCGAGGTCATTGAATTGGGCAAGAGATAA